In Treponema sp. OMZ 798, the following proteins share a genomic window:
- a CDS encoding ABC transporter ATP-binding protein, whose translation MFKIQKEAGDIFKSIRFKRMFGGLFLLSDEFLTVVPGYYIGLAVDELKNSTMTQSSLIAYVLKIIFFTCLGYFFSAMFMFFIHNSGNKASYLFRKKILSSVLKKTPPFFKKYTSGDILARTSNDVIALENYFSLGFIMMMDSFAYPGVAIFMMSVLISWKLTVAVVLPIPLITLIYFSLGKTIKDRTSKSYAEFSKVNQGILELAEGIKLIRCYVNEQVRLKKLSSIVKNYFSVLYAQVKLTSLLQPCTVFITNLCIIIAFCYGGYLVHAGEITSGNLVSFFVFVGMIAWSGIASGFYLQLQKSGEAAIDRINALIKDNNEFPPMDGKTQIEKVEKISFKNFSFAYSDSEKKVLQDVSLEVSQGQILGITGKTGSGKTSLIKQFFSLYPQNENIFINNLPLKDCDVFSFRNKTAYVSQRPELLSGTVCENLCFYTQNIEKEKILKVLETADVKSDIEKLANGIDSKIGEKGVMLSGGQRQRIALARALLKEPQVLILDDAISAVDADTEVKIIENLKKSSSFNICIISAHRLSAVQHADKIIVLDEGKIIQQGTHEELIKAGGWYAEQFEYQHSHSAELIQKEDSYLQIDKIDGGKNDGR comes from the coding sequence ATGTTTAAGATACAAAAAGAAGCAGGTGATATTTTTAAATCTATCAGATTTAAAAGAATGTTTGGAGGTTTGTTTTTACTTTCGGATGAATTTTTGACTGTTGTACCGGGATACTACATAGGCCTTGCAGTAGACGAGCTAAAAAATTCTACGATGACCCAAAGCTCTCTTATTGCATACGTGCTAAAAATAATTTTTTTCACTTGTCTTGGATATTTCTTTTCTGCCATGTTCATGTTTTTTATTCATAATTCGGGGAACAAGGCTTCTTATCTTTTTAGAAAAAAAATACTTTCTTCGGTTTTAAAAAAGACTCCGCCGTTTTTTAAAAAATATACCTCAGGAGATATTTTGGCAAGGACTTCAAACGATGTTATTGCGCTGGAAAATTATTTTTCCTTGGGCTTTATAATGATGATGGATTCTTTTGCTTATCCCGGAGTTGCAATTTTTATGATGTCGGTTTTAATTTCGTGGAAGCTGACCGTTGCAGTCGTCCTTCCGATTCCGCTTATAACTCTTATTTATTTTTCTTTGGGTAAAACAATAAAGGATAGAACGAGTAAATCCTATGCGGAATTTTCCAAGGTCAATCAGGGTATTTTGGAACTTGCTGAGGGAATAAAACTTATACGCTGTTATGTGAACGAACAAGTCAGGTTAAAAAAACTTTCTTCGATTGTCAAAAATTATTTTTCGGTTTTGTATGCTCAAGTTAAACTTACATCTCTTTTGCAGCCCTGTACGGTTTTTATTACAAACCTATGTATCATAATTGCGTTTTGCTACGGCGGTTATCTTGTTCATGCAGGCGAAATTACTTCAGGCAATCTTGTTTCATTTTTTGTTTTTGTCGGAATGATTGCATGGAGCGGAATCGCAAGCGGTTTTTATTTGCAGCTGCAAAAATCGGGAGAAGCTGCTATCGACAGAATAAATGCTCTTATAAAAGATAATAACGAATTCCCTCCGATGGACGGAAAAACTCAAATCGAAAAGGTAGAAAAAATCTCTTTTAAAAATTTCAGCTTCGCATATTCCGATTCAGAAAAAAAAGTTTTGCAGGATGTTTCACTTGAAGTTTCGCAAGGACAAATTTTAGGAATTACCGGTAAAACGGGTTCCGGTAAAACAAGTTTGATAAAACAGTTTTTCAGCCTGTATCCTCAAAATGAAAACATCTTTATAAACAATCTTCCTTTAAAAGATTGCGATGTTTTTTCTTTTAGAAACAAAACAGCTTATGTAAGTCAGCGTCCTGAACTTTTATCGGGAACCGTCTGCGAAAACCTTTGTTTTTATACACAGAATATCGAAAAAGAAAAAATACTAAAAGTTTTGGAAACGGCTGACGTAAAAAGCGACATCGAAAAACTTGCAAACGGAATCGATTCAAAAATAGGAGAAAAGGGCGTTATGCTTTCAGGAGGACAGAGGCAAAGAATAGCTCTTGCCCGCGCCCTTCTTAAAGAACCGCAAGTTTTAATTTTAGATGATGCAATTTCCGCAGTTGATGCGGACACCGAAGTTAAGATTATCGAAAACTTGAAAAAATCTTCTTCATTTAATATTTGCATTATATCGGCACACCGCCTTTCGGCTGTTCAACATGCAGACAAAATAATTGTACTTGATGAAGGCAAAATTATTCAGCAAGGAACCCATGAAGAACTTATAAAAGCCGGCGGCTGGTATGCAGAGCAATTTGAGTACCAACACAGCCATTCTGCGGAGCTCATACAAAAAGAAGATTCCTATTTACAAATTGACAAAATTGACGGAGGGAAAAACGATGGAAGATAA
- a CDS encoding ABC transporter ATP-binding protein, whose protein sequence is MEDKTKKLKVNYRFFLSYLKYCKAYVLAAFIAVGIFIASSAYLPVISANVINADLANMIDLKAFLFRHALLFLGTAVLFFLSMYIKTLLFRKIANTACEHIQMDMAGHLLNLKMKHFDEMTSGNIMSRFSSDVNAVGDLYFLVLGEVFSVVLLSIVLYIRLAFMSPYLFGASFAYLPVVYFLARYYLKKSDKPTRDHRSSIGELSGFFNESINSIETVQAFCAEEKIEKEFDTFNLPAYKAKRKMLLLSALFSWNIIARIRTLVYAALLGVFGYLHFQGAHFLVGTLVIVISYNKEITDVFLKLFMQMNIYKNAFVAAGRVSEIINYEHERTNGAPHSPLGNIKFSNTQFGYREDTPILKGLDFTSEDGKTMAFVGKTGCGKSTIMNLILGFYENSGGQVLIDGEDIRSLELKTLRSKIAVVLQEPYLFTGTLFDNISLNDPFITRDACEKALKAVGGINLIRRSEKGLDTEVNENGKNFSEGERQIICFARAMVRDPKILILDEATANIDTETEKLINAGIEVLKKGRTTLIIAHRLSTVKNADIINVIDDGKLLESGTHEELIALNSKYAEWYRLQK, encoded by the coding sequence ATGGAAGATAAGACAAAAAAACTTAAAGTAAATTACAGATTTTTTCTTTCGTATTTAAAATACTGCAAGGCTTATGTTTTGGCGGCTTTTATTGCCGTAGGCATTTTTATTGCATCCTCTGCATACCTTCCCGTAATTTCGGCAAACGTTATAAATGCCGACCTTGCAAATATGATCGATTTAAAAGCTTTTTTATTTAGGCACGCTCTTTTGTTTTTGGGAACAGCCGTTTTATTCTTTTTGTCGATGTACATAAAAACCCTGCTTTTCAGAAAAATTGCCAACACCGCCTGTGAGCATATTCAAATGGACATGGCCGGTCATCTTTTAAATTTAAAGATGAAGCATTTTGATGAAATGACTTCGGGAAATATAATGAGCCGGTTTTCGTCCGATGTAAATGCAGTAGGCGATTTATACTTTTTGGTTTTGGGCGAAGTTTTCAGTGTAGTTTTATTGAGTATCGTTTTATATATCCGCTTGGCTTTTATGAGTCCTTATCTTTTCGGAGCGAGCTTTGCGTATCTGCCGGTTGTTTATTTTCTTGCACGGTACTATTTAAAAAAGAGCGATAAGCCGACACGGGATCACAGGAGCTCAATCGGAGAGTTAAGCGGTTTTTTTAACGAAAGCATTAACTCTATTGAAACTGTGCAGGCCTTTTGTGCCGAAGAAAAAATAGAAAAAGAATTCGATACATTTAATCTTCCGGCATATAAAGCAAAGCGTAAAATGCTTTTACTTTCAGCTCTTTTTTCGTGGAACATTATTGCAAGAATCAGAACTTTAGTTTATGCAGCGCTTTTAGGCGTGTTCGGTTATCTGCATTTTCAGGGAGCTCATTTTCTTGTGGGTACTCTTGTAATCGTTATAAGCTATAACAAAGAAATAACCGATGTCTTTTTAAAATTGTTTATGCAGATGAACATTTACAAAAATGCCTTTGTTGCGGCAGGAAGAGTTTCCGAGATAATCAATTATGAACATGAAAGAACAAACGGCGCTCCTCACTCTCCCTTGGGGAATATAAAATTTTCAAACACCCAGTTCGGATACAGGGAAGATACTCCCATTTTAAAAGGGCTTGATTTTACTTCGGAAGACGGAAAGACAATGGCATTTGTCGGAAAAACCGGCTGCGGAAAATCTACAATTATGAATTTGATTTTAGGTTTTTATGAAAACTCCGGCGGGCAAGTTTTAATTGACGGGGAGGATATACGCTCTCTCGAATTAAAAACTCTGCGCTCAAAAATTGCAGTGGTCTTGCAGGAGCCCTATCTTTTTACCGGAACCCTTTTTGACAATATAAGTTTAAATGATCCTTTTATAACTAGAGATGCTTGCGAAAAAGCCTTAAAAGCTGTGGGCGGTATAAATCTTATAAGACGCTCAGAAAAGGGTTTGGATACGGAAGTAAACGAAAACGGAAAAAACTTTTCGGAAGGTGAAAGACAAATTATCTGCTTTGCCCGAGCCATGGTGCGCGATCCTAAAATTTTAATTTTAGATGAGGCTACTGCAAACATCGACACCGAAACCGAAAAACTTATAAATGCAGGAATCGAAGTTTTAAAGAAAGGACGCACCACACTGATAATTGCACACAGGCTTTCTACCGTAAAAAATGCCGACATAATAAACGTAATTGATGACGGCAAATTATTGGAGTCGGGGACTCATGAAGAACTGATTGCCCTAAATTCCAAATACGCCGAATGGTACAGACTGCAAAAATAG
- a CDS encoding ATP-dependent helicase, producing MAQPDYLNILNEEQLEAVKHQGSPLLILAGAGSGKTRVITTKIAYLIAEHNIEPERILAVTFTNKAAKEMSERASHLDKRAERAMLRTFHSFGAWILRMYAEWAGLSHNFTIYDDDDALSLLVQASPALTKNTARGIIKKISRAKDYCLLPDDPLLQEIDPNPEFAKIYGEYQKRLKETGNVDFGDLIMIPVMLLKENPQIRASLQNRFSVIMVDEYQDSNIAQFEFLKVLTGENTYICVVGDDDQSIYRFRGAEVQNILTFADTFKNTKIIRLEKNYRSYSEILAVADSVVKKNTGRLGKTLVAERGKGQKPHIYFLPNQETEAELCARLISKDVESGGAYSDWAVLYRTNAQSLNFETDFLHKKIPYQVIGTLKFYEREEIKDALAVLALISNGRDEVALRRIINKPTRGVGEITQKKLIDLSRELMFSKKSDELGLESKDDYISAMSALLDSASLTKKAKEGLKNFLNTIKELRSIIEAGDIFFKKEEPKGEGLAPFIYEILKQSGFAEYYESVDSASGTQKTANLNELANTASLYDFSVKGLNEFLEHIELDRSLADSGEQKDSVNLITIHNTKGLEFKNVIITGLETGVFPRDNGNFDELEEERRLMYVACTRAKDALYMTSCASRRLYGSLTFTQPSRFIFEIDQSLVNISESSSSYPSFSGSSFSGGFGKQIKPEDFGTKKEEHPLLSVWKKGEKIYHDDYGYGVIVKADASSGELVVNIQFETGLIKRFMPEYQANDMTIIKE from the coding sequence TTGGCTCAACCGGATTATTTAAACATTCTAAATGAAGAACAGCTCGAGGCTGTCAAGCATCAGGGTTCTCCCCTTTTGATTCTTGCGGGGGCCGGTTCAGGAAAAACACGGGTTATTACCACCAAGATTGCCTACCTCATTGCCGAGCATAATATCGAGCCTGAGCGTATTCTCGCCGTAACATTTACAAATAAGGCAGCCAAAGAAATGTCCGAAAGAGCTTCTCATCTTGATAAGAGGGCGGAAAGAGCAATGCTCCGTACCTTTCATTCCTTCGGAGCGTGGATCTTACGCATGTATGCGGAATGGGCAGGGCTTTCACATAATTTTACAATCTATGATGACGATGATGCCCTTTCTCTTTTGGTACAGGCCTCCCCTGCTCTTACAAAAAATACTGCCCGCGGCATCATCAAAAAAATTTCGCGGGCAAAGGATTATTGCCTTCTCCCCGATGACCCTCTCTTGCAGGAAATAGATCCTAACCCTGAGTTTGCAAAAATCTACGGTGAATATCAAAAGAGATTAAAAGAAACCGGAAACGTAGACTTCGGGGATCTCATCATGATTCCCGTTATGCTCTTAAAAGAAAACCCGCAAATCAGAGCCTCTCTTCAAAACCGCTTTTCGGTAATCATGGTAGACGAATATCAGGACTCGAACATAGCCCAATTCGAATTCTTAAAAGTGCTCACGGGAGAAAATACCTACATCTGCGTGGTAGGAGATGACGACCAATCGATCTACCGTTTCCGCGGAGCCGAGGTTCAAAACATATTAACATTTGCCGATACCTTTAAAAACACGAAGATAATAAGGCTTGAAAAAAACTACCGTTCATACTCGGAAATTCTTGCGGTCGCAGATTCCGTCGTAAAAAAGAATACGGGCCGGCTCGGTAAAACCCTCGTCGCCGAAAGAGGCAAGGGGCAAAAGCCTCACATTTATTTTTTACCTAATCAGGAAACCGAAGCGGAACTTTGTGCCCGTCTCATATCGAAGGATGTTGAAAGCGGAGGAGCCTATTCCGACTGGGCTGTCTTGTACAGAACTAACGCCCAATCCTTAAATTTTGAAACGGATTTTTTACACAAAAAAATTCCATATCAGGTTATAGGAACCTTAAAATTTTATGAGCGTGAAGAAATAAAGGATGCCCTCGCTGTCCTTGCCCTTATCTCTAACGGAAGGGATGAGGTAGCCCTGAGGCGCATAATAAATAAGCCCACCCGCGGCGTGGGAGAAATCACCCAAAAAAAACTCATCGATCTCTCAAGAGAACTTATGTTTTCCAAAAAAAGCGATGAGCTGGGACTTGAATCCAAGGACGATTATATATCGGCCATGTCCGCCCTTTTAGATTCGGCTTCCCTCACAAAAAAAGCCAAGGAGGGCTTAAAAAATTTTTTAAACACCATAAAGGAATTACGCAGCATAATAGAAGCGGGCGACATCTTTTTTAAAAAAGAAGAACCTAAGGGTGAAGGCTTGGCACCTTTTATATATGAGATTTTAAAACAATCGGGCTTTGCCGAATACTACGAATCGGTTGACTCGGCTTCAGGCACCCAAAAAACTGCAAACTTAAACGAGCTTGCAAACACGGCCTCTCTTTACGATTTTTCGGTAAAGGGCTTAAACGAATTTTTAGAGCACATCGAACTGGATAGAAGCCTTGCCGACAGCGGCGAGCAAAAAGATTCCGTCAACCTCATCACCATTCACAACACAAAGGGTTTGGAATTTAAAAATGTAATTATCACGGGGCTTGAAACAGGCGTCTTCCCTCGCGATAACGGAAACTTTGATGAGCTTGAAGAAGAACGAAGACTAATGTATGTAGCCTGCACCCGCGCAAAGGATGCCCTCTACATGACAAGCTGCGCCTCGCGCCGCCTTTACGGAAGCCTGACATTTACCCAACCCAGCCGCTTTATCTTCGAAATAGACCAAAGCCTTGTAAATATCTCTGAATCCTCGTCCTCTTATCCAAGTTTTTCAGGTTCATCTTTTTCAGGCGGCTTCGGAAAACAAATCAAGCCTGAAGATTTCGGAACAAAAAAAGAAGAACACCCCCTCCTTTCCGTATGGAAGAAGGGAGAAAAAATATACCATGACGATTACGGCTACGGGGTAATAGTAAAGGCCGATGCTTCAAGCGGAGAACTCGTAGTAAACATCCAATTTGAAACCGGCCTTATAAAACGCTTTATGCCCGAATATCAGGCAAACGATATGACAATAATAAAAGAGTAA
- a CDS encoding ATP/GTP-binding protein produces the protein MIKSFTVTNFKAFRNSVTLDFSATGNYEFNTEAVKGGIVKTAVMYGKNAGGKSSLALALFDVVGNLTDNYTNPGNYKNYQNMFSPEEPVEFEYTFSFKNTDVIYKYRKSSSNIFIQETLIIDKRTVINYDRASSSKDFDVFLSGTENLNKDLPNLQISALKWIKSNSVLDDNIENHLFNELFDFVNKMLLFWSLDTRSFVGYTSNDNDKIIERIIKSNHFKELQFFFREAGFTDELVYSNHSGSEEIYVKYDEKLLNFYSACSTGMRSLLLVYYWLQDVRNPARCPSFICIDEFDAFYHFELSRFIVRKLKELDCQVLLTTHNTTLFTNDLLRPDCFYICSKEKIVNAHNATEKELRLGHNLEKLYRGGTFGK, from the coding sequence ATGATCAAATCATTTACTGTGACAAATTTTAAAGCATTTCGAAATAGTGTAACTCTCGATTTTTCGGCAACCGGGAACTATGAGTTCAACACCGAGGCTGTAAAAGGCGGTATTGTAAAGACTGCTGTTATGTACGGTAAAAATGCCGGCGGAAAATCTTCACTTGCCTTAGCTCTATTTGATGTTGTAGGAAATTTGACCGATAATTACACCAATCCCGGCAATTACAAGAATTATCAAAACATGTTTTCACCTGAAGAACCTGTGGAATTTGAGTATACATTCAGTTTTAAAAATACGGATGTAATTTATAAGTATAGAAAAAGCAGTAGTAATATATTTATTCAAGAAACACTTATAATTGACAAGAGAACCGTGATAAACTATGACAGGGCTTCGAGCAGCAAAGACTTTGATGTTTTTCTTTCCGGTACAGAAAACCTAAATAAAGATTTGCCTAATCTTCAAATTTCCGCTTTAAAATGGATTAAAAGTAATAGCGTTCTTGACGATAACATCGAAAATCATCTTTTTAATGAACTCTTTGATTTTGTGAATAAAATGCTTTTATTTTGGTCGTTGGATACCCGCTCTTTTGTTGGTTATACATCAAATGATAATGATAAGATCATTGAGAGAATTATAAAATCTAACCATTTTAAAGAATTGCAATTCTTTTTTCGGGAAGCTGGGTTTACCGATGAACTGGTTTATAGCAACCACTCAGGCAGTGAAGAAATATATGTTAAATACGATGAAAAATTATTGAACTTTTATAGTGCTTGTTCTACAGGAATGCGCTCTCTTTTGCTTGTTTACTATTGGTTGCAAGATGTGCGCAATCCTGCAAGATGTCCTTCATTTATATGTATTGACGAATTCGATGCTTTTTATCACTTTGAACTTTCACGCTTTATCGTAAGGAAATTAAAAGAGCTTGACTGTCAAGTTCTTCTTACCACACATAACACAACACTTTTTACAAACGATTTGTTACGTCCTGATTGTTTTTACATTTGCTCAAAAGAAAAGATTGTCAATGCACATAATGCAACGGAAAAAGAACTCCGCTTAGGTCATAATCTTGAAAAACTGTACAGAGGCGGAACTTTCGGGAAATGA
- a CDS encoding DUF4160 domain-containing protein, giving the protein MPIYLRTAGYKIYFWSNEAGEPIHFHVTKGDPSKNDTKIWVLSNGSFKLAHNRGKIPQKDLTRIFSAMQSYYFDFINFWKIYHNSQVQFYN; this is encoded by the coding sequence ATGCCCATATATCTCCGTACTGCAGGTTATAAAATTTATTTTTGGTCAAATGAAGCCGGTGAACCTATTCATTTTCATGTCACTAAAGGTGATCCAAGCAAAAATGATACAAAAATTTGGGTTTTATCGAACGGTTCTTTTAAACTAGCCCACAACAGGGGCAAAATTCCTCAGAAAGATTTGACTCGCATTTTTTCTGCTATGCAAAGCTACTATTTTGACTTTATAAACTTTTGGAAGATATATCATAACTCGCAGGTGCAATTTTATAATTGA
- a CDS encoding AbgT family transporter, whose amino-acid sequence MDKKKNKEVSGFLKGVERIGNKLPHPAMIFLILSIIVIIVSALAEAFGTPVTYFDARKGKEVTIGAVSLLNLDGLRYILNTATKNFTGFAPLGTVLVAMLGVGVAEWTGLINTSLKKLLSGVHPRLLTVVVVFAGIMSNIASDAGYVVVIPLGAIVFANAGRHPMAGLAAAFAGVSGGFSANLMLGTIDPLLTGITTEALHNAGMDIAIDPTCNWFFMIASTFILTIVGTFVTERIVEKNLGTYNGSYKPDNMPISDVENKGLKLAGISILIMAVILIIGLFGLPKLPGLAVLREIDPKTGESSISNFMHGGLLPVILLIFLIPGLIYGRKTGKIHNSHDLIKGMTAAMSSMGGYLVLSFFAAQFVNYFGKTNLGTIISVNGANFLKSIGFTGLPLIISFVIISAFLNLFMGSASAKWAIMAPIFVPMMVNLGLSPALTQVAYRIGDSSTNLITPLMSYFAMIVVFMKKYDEDSGLGTLISTMLPYSICFLLSWIGLMIIWYIFGLPLGPGAFIHI is encoded by the coding sequence ATGGATAAAAAAAAGAACAAGGAAGTTTCAGGCTTCCTCAAAGGAGTTGAAAGGATCGGAAATAAATTGCCGCATCCTGCTATGATTTTCTTAATTTTAAGTATCATTGTAATCATTGTCTCTGCTCTTGCAGAAGCATTCGGAACCCCTGTTACATACTTTGATGCCCGAAAGGGAAAAGAAGTTACTATAGGAGCCGTTTCGCTTTTAAATCTTGATGGTCTTAGGTACATTTTAAATACCGCTACCAAGAATTTTACAGGCTTTGCACCCTTGGGAACAGTTTTGGTTGCTATGCTCGGTGTAGGTGTTGCAGAGTGGACAGGACTTATCAATACCTCTCTTAAAAAGCTTCTTTCAGGTGTTCACCCCAGACTTTTAACTGTTGTTGTTGTTTTTGCAGGTATTATGAGCAATATCGCTTCCGACGCAGGTTACGTTGTAGTTATTCCTCTAGGAGCCATCGTATTTGCTAATGCAGGCCGCCACCCGATGGCAGGTCTTGCAGCAGCCTTTGCCGGTGTTTCGGGAGGCTTCTCAGCCAACCTCATGCTCGGAACAATTGACCCGCTTTTAACAGGTATCACAACCGAGGCCTTACACAATGCCGGTATGGATATTGCAATTGACCCGACATGTAACTGGTTTTTTATGATTGCTTCTACCTTCATTCTTACAATTGTCGGAACCTTCGTTACGGAAAGAATCGTCGAAAAGAACTTGGGCACATATAACGGATCATACAAACCGGACAACATGCCTATTTCTGACGTTGAAAACAAGGGATTAAAGCTTGCCGGTATTTCTATTTTGATTATGGCCGTTATTTTAATTATTGGTCTATTCGGTCTTCCCAAGCTTCCCGGTCTTGCAGTTTTAAGAGAAATTGACCCCAAAACAGGGGAAAGTTCAATTTCAAACTTTATGCACGGAGGTCTTTTACCCGTAATTCTTTTAATCTTCTTGATTCCCGGTCTTATATATGGTAGAAAAACGGGGAAAATTCATAACTCCCACGACCTTATCAAGGGAATGACTGCAGCAATGAGCTCTATGGGCGGTTACCTCGTATTGAGCTTTTTCGCAGCACAGTTTGTAAACTACTTCGGAAAGACAAACCTCGGAACAATCATCTCGGTAAACGGTGCAAACTTCTTAAAGAGCATCGGATTTACAGGTTTGCCGCTTATAATCTCATTCGTTATTATTTCGGCCTTCCTTAACCTCTTTATGGGCTCGGCTTCTGCAAAGTGGGCTATCATGGCTCCTATCTTTGTTCCCATGATGGTAAACTTAGGTCTTTCACCTGCCTTAACACAGGTCGCCTACCGAATCGGAGATTCAAGCACAAACCTCATCACACCCTTGATGAGCTACTTTGCAATGATTGTTGTATTTATGAAAAAATACGATGAAGATTCCGGTCTTGGAACATTGATTTCAACCATGCTGCCCTATTCAATCTGCTTCCTGCTTTCATGGATAGGTCTCATGATTATCTGGTACATCTTCGGTCTGCCCTTAGGCCCCGGAGCATTTATCCATATCTAA